Part of the uncultured Desulfobacter sp. genome, CCTTCTTGATTTTACCTCAACAGAAGGCCTGATATTATCAATCGCTTTTTTAAACACTGCCAGAGCAGGTTCGCCAATTTTATCTTCAGCAATCATCAAGGCATTAGCCACAACGTTTCGGGCAGCATTCTTTTTGCCGTCCTTCATGACACAATTGACAAACTTGGCTGCAAGCTTTTCTTCATGCGTGGCATCCTGCATGAAACTTTCTTTAAACACTAATTTTTCTGCCATCTTAAAAAGTCCACCAAATTTATATTTTATTAATATGAATGCTTAAAAAACCCATCGTGACTACTTGGGGCGTTTGGCACCATATTTTGAACGCCCCTGACGACGATCGTCCACACCCAGCGTATCTAGGGCACCTCTGACGATATGATAGCGCACACCCGGAAGGTCTTTTACCCTTCCGCCCCTGACCAGCACAACAGAGTGCTCCTGGAGATTATGCCCCATACCCGGGATATAAGCTGCAACTTCCATTCCGGTTGTCAAACGAACCCTTGCAACCTTCCTTAGAGCCGAGTTCGGTTTCTTAGGAGTAGAAGTATACACTCTAGTGCAAACTCCGCGCTTCTGAGGTCCGCCTTTCAATGCAGGCGTACTAACCTTTTTTTCAGCCCTCTTTCTACCTTTTCTTACCAATTGATTTATGGTCGGCATAACTCCACACGCTCCTTCATCAAACATAATAAGTCGCCATACACGACAAAATATTTAATTCTACTTATACTTTCCTGAAATGTCAACAATATTTTAACTTTTCTATACTTCGGCAAATTCACCATACCCCACTTCAATATTCCGATAACCCGGAAAACCCGTACCTGCCGGGATAAGTCTACCCATGACAACATTCTCTTTCAACCCTTTAAGGCTATCATATTTGCCTTCAATGGCAGCCAAGGTCAAAACCTTGGTGGTTTCCTGGAACGATGCCGCAGACAAAAAGCTGTCCGTGGACAAAGAGGCTTTGGTGATACCGAGAATCAAAGGCTCACCCTTGGCAGGTTCACCGCCCTCCATGGCAACCTTCCGGTTGGTCTCTTCAAAGAGAATCCGGTCTACCTGTTCGTCCGGGATAAAATTGGTGTCCCCGGTGGATATCACCTTAACCCGGCGCATCATCTGGCGGATAACAACTTCGATGTGCTTGTCATTGATGCGTACACCCTGGAGCCTATATACTTCCTGAACCTCATCGACCAGGTATTTGGCCAAGGCCACTTCCCCTTTGATATTCATGATATCCTGGGGATTTGCAGAGCCTGCGATCAACGGATCACCTGATTTTACATAGTCGCCGTCATACACAGACACATGCTGCCCTTTGGGGATGGCGTACTCTTTTGCATCTCCAACATCAGCGGGCTTGACCGTAACTTTCTGGCGGCCTTTGGTTCCCTTTGAAACAGTGACATAACCGTCAATTTCCGTCAAAACTGACGGATCTTTTGGTTTTCTGACCTCGAACAACTCAGCTACCCTGGGCAGACCACCGGTAATATCCTTGGTCTTTGTAGTGGCACGCGGCAACTTGGCAATAACATCGCCCGCCATGATATTATCATCCTCTTCCACCGTGAGAATCGCATTCACCGGCAGGTAATATCTGGCAGGGGTCTTGGAGTTCGGCAGTTTAACCGCCTTACCCTCTTTATCTTTAACGGTAATTCTAGGCCGAACCTCAACATCCTTGCTTTCGGTGATCGTCCTGGACACCTTGCCGGTAACCGGGTCAATCTGCTCTTGAACCGTGCTGCCCACGATAATATCAGCAAATCTAATACGGCCGGAGACTTCCGTGATGATCGGCGTGGTAAAGGGGTCCCAGGAAGCGATAATATCGCCTGGTTCAATCGCCTGCCCATCTTTGGCATGCAGGGTGGCGCCGTAGATAACGTTATCCTTGGCACGCTCACGCCCCTCCTCACCTACAATGGTCACACCACCGCCCTTACGGTTCATGACAATGACATCGCCCTGGGCCGACGTTACGGTCTGGATATCCTCGTTGAACTTTAGAATTCCGCCCACACGAGCCTTGACCTCTGCAACCTCAACCTTTCGGGAAGCGGTACCACCGATGTGGAAAGTACGCATGGTCAACTGGGTACCCGGCTCACCAATGGACTGGGCCGCCACAATACCAATGGCCTGGCCGATTTCCACGGTTACACCATGGGCCAAATCACGGCCATAACACCTCGAACAGACACCGTGCCGTGAGTTGCATGTCAAGACGGATCTAATTTTTACATGCTGGACACCTGCGGCCTCAATCAAAGCCACATGGGATTCATTCAGTTCCGTATCGGACGCCACAATAAATTCATCCGAATAGGGGTCCCGAATATCTTCCTGGGTAACGCGCCCGAGTATTCTCTCCCCAAGGGTCTGAATAATCTCTCCACCCTCATACAATGCTTCAACCTCAATGCCGTTGATGGTACCGCAATCGGGCTCCACAATCGTGCAGTCCTGACCGACATCAGCCAGACGACGGGTAAGATAACCGGAGTTGGCTGTTTTCAGTGCAGTATCGGCAAGACCCTTTCGTGCACCATGGGTGGAGATAAAGTACTGAAGCACAGACAGACCTTCACGGAAGCATGCCGTGATGGGATTTTCAATAATCTCACCTGAGGGTTTGGCCATCAACCCGCGCATACCGGCCAACTGACGCATCTGATCCTTGGAGCCACGGGCCCCGGAATCCGCCATAACGTAAACGGCATTAAGCTCCTCTGAACCATCCGCCCCTTCTTTTTGGGGCGGGTTCTTCATAACCTCCATCATGGCGTTGGCAATATCATCTGTGGCCTGGGCCCAGATATCAACCACCTTGTTGTATTTCTCACCCTGGGTAATCAGGCCTTCGGAATACTGGTTCTTGATGTCTTCAATATTTTTTTCCGCCTTGCCGATCAAATCCCATTTATGTGCCGGAATAATCATGTCATCAATACAAATGGAGAGCCCGCCAAGGGTCGAATTTTTATATCCAATGTCCTTGAGGCGGTCGGAAAGAATAACCGTCTCCTTTAAACCGATATTTCTGTAGGCATAGTCAATCAGCTTAACAATGGACTTTTTATCCATCAACTTGTTGACCAGACTAAACGGCAGCGTGGAGGTTCTTTCGTCCACTTTGAAAATGGTATACTTGTCACCCACCATCCGGACATCGGTGAACTGATCCTGCTTTAATCCATAAAGCTGCTCCACCACCACGTCGGAAACCTGGAAAATATTTTTGAACTCTTTCCGGGTTAAAACGCCGGTTTTCCCCCGGGTCTTTTTAATTTCCTCATCCCCATATTTTTCAAGGACAGTGTCGAAATCTTTTCCGGCTTTGAGTTCGGCAAGTGCGGCTTCGGCATCTTCAAGGGTTTCCGTCCGAATACGGCTCATGTCCAGGAGTACGTCACCGGGAATGGTTTCCCACAACAAAATCCGGCCGGTGGTGGTTTCATATACCACATCATCAATACGGACCTTAATCTTGGCGTGAATATTGAGCTCTCCGGCATCAAAGGCGAACCGAACCTCGTCGATACTTGAGAAGGTGGCCCCTTCGCCCTGCTGACCGGACATCGCCCGGGTCATATAATAAATACCCAATACAATATCCTGGGTGGGAACAATAATGGGCTGCCCGTTTGCGGGAGACAAAATATTATTGGTGGAGAGCATCATCACCCTGGCTTCAAGCTGGGATTCCAGGGAGAGCGGCACATGAACGGCCATCTGGTCCCCGTCAAAGTCAGCGTTGAATGCCGGGCACACCAAGGGATGAAGCTGGATGGCCTTACCCTCGATCAATACCGGCTCAAACGCCTGGAAACCAAGACGATGCAGGGTGGGCGCACGGTTCAGCATTACCGGGTATTCCTTAACAACCGCTTCAAGGGCATCCCATACTTCCGTCTCTTCACGTTCCACCATTTTCTTGGCACTTTTAACCGTGGAGACCAGACTTTTTTGCTCAAGGTAGTTGTAGATAAACGGTTTAAACAACTCCAACGCCATTTTTTTGGGGATACCGCACTGGTGAAGTCTAAGTTCAGACCCCACGGTAATAACGGTACGACCGGAATAATCCACACGTTTACCCAAAAGGTTCTGGCGGAAACGCCCCTGTTTGCCTTTAAGTGTGTCGGACAAAGATTTTAACGGCCGCTTGTTGGTGCCTGTGACCACCCGGCCATGGCGGCCGTTGTCGAAAAGCACATCCACAGCTTCCTGGAGCATACGCTTTTCGTTGCGTACAATAATATCAGGGGCATTGAGATCAACCAGCCGTTTGAGACGGTTATTGCGATTGAGCACCCGACGATACAGATCATTCAGATCCGATGTGGCAAACCGCCCACCTTCAAGGGGAACCAGAGGCCGCAGGTCCGGCGGCAAAATGGGGCAGGCCGTGAGAATCATCCGTGACGGTTCGATACCTGAGGTTAAAAACGCATCAATCACCTTCATGCGCTTGGCCATTTTCTGCTGCTTTGCCATGGATTTGGTCAAGCCGATCTCTTCGGTCAGTTCATCGTGAACCGCCTGAAGATCGATTTCATTGAGCAGGGTTAAAATGGCCTCTGCACCGAGACCTGCAACAAACCCTTCCTCACCGAACGTATCAATGGCTTCATAGTACTGATCATCGGAGAGCAGCTGCATTTTTTTAAGCCCCGTGTCCTTGGGGTCGATGACAATGAAAGAATCAAAGTAAAGAACCTTCTCCAGGTTCTTCAGCGTCATATCCAGTACATTGCCTATTTTGGACGGCAGACTTTTCAGAAACCAGATATGGGAGACGGGCGCGGCAAGTTCAATGTGCGCCATGCGGTCACGTCTGACTTTGGATTGAATAACTTCAACTCCACATTTTTCACAGACCACACCCCGGTGTTTCATGCGTTTGTATTTACCGCAATTACACTCATAATCTTTGGTTGGTCCGAACACCTTGGCGCAGAAAAGGCCATCACGTTCGGGCTTAAAGGTTCTATAGTTGATGGTTTCCGGTTTTTTTATTTCGCCGTAGGACCATTCCCGAATCTGATCGGATGATGCAAGGCTGATCTGAACGCCCTGGTAACTTTGAGGATCCTTGGGTTTTGCAAAGAAATCATAAATATTATCCAATGTCGTCTCCTTATTTGCCACCTTCGATAAGATTCATATCCAGCCCCAGGGCATTGAGCTCTTTAATCAGAACCCTGAAAGATTCAGGCATTCCAGGTTCCAGAACATTCTGGCCCTTAACAATTTTTTCATACATACGGGTACGACCGGTCATATCATCGGACTTCACCGTAAGAAATTCCTGGAGCGCATGGGCTGCACCGTAGGCTTCCATGGCCCAGACCTCCATCTCCCCAAGACGCTGGCCGCCAAACTGGGCCTTACCGCCGAGGGGCTGCTGGGTAACAAGGGAGTAAGGTCCGATGGACCGCGCATGCAATTTGTCATCAACCAGATGGTGAAGTTTAAGCATATACATGGTTCCCACGGTAACCGGCTTATCAAAGGGCCTTCCGGTACGGCCGTCGTAGAGTATGGACTGGCCGGACGGATCACTGCCGGACATGCTGATCAACTCCTTGATCTCCTCCTCTGTGGCCCCGTCAAATACCGGCGTGGCAGTGTGCACACCATTTTTATACAGGGAGATAAATTCTATGAATTTTTCATCGTCCATGCCGTCAATGTCACGGACAATGGCATCATCCACCAACCCTTCTTTTTGTTTGCGGGTCAAGGAGAATACCTGCTTGGCTTTATCACGCAGGGCGTCCATCCGCTTCTCCTCCAGCATTTCATCAATCTGCTGGCCCAGCGCATAGGCCGCCCGGCCCAGATGGATTTCAAGAATCTGACCGACATTCATACGAGACGGTACACCCAAGGGGTTAAGCACCATATCAACGGGTCGCCCATCCGCAAAATAAGGCAGGTCCTCCACACGGAGAATTCTTGAGACAACACCCTTGTTTCCGTGGCGGCCGGCCATTTTATCCCCCACCGAAAGCACACGCAGCAGGGCAACAGAAATTTTAATGAGCTTAAGCACTCCGGGAGGCAGGTCGTCACCCTTTTCGAATCTGGAAACCTGGCGGTTGAAATGATCCCGGGCCTTTTTTATCTGTTCCTGGGCCTGTTCAAGAATGACCTGAACTCTTTCGGTCAATACGGCATCTTCAACCGTGACATTCACCAACACGGACACAGGAACCTTTGCAAAAACACCGGGTCCTACTTTTGTGCCGGCTTTGACCAGAACCTTGCCGTTCCGTTCCAGGTCACTGTAAAGCTCGTGACCGTCAAGAACGGACTCGACTTTTTCCCGGCCGACATCAGAAATGATTTTTATCTCATCATCGCGGTCTTTTTCAAAACGCTCGATCTCTTCATCTTCGATCTGGCGAGTTCTATCATCCTTGGGCAGCCCCCGGCGTGAAAAGACCTTGGCATCAATGACCTTTCCATGAACGCCCGGCGGCACGCACAGAGAAGTATCTTTTACATCCCCTGCTTTTTCACCAAAAATGGCGCGCAACAATTTTTCTTCGGGAGAGAGCTGGGTTTCACCCTTGGGCGTAATCTTACCCACCAGAATATCTCCGGGTTTAACCTCGGCACCCAGACGGATTATGCCGCTGTCATCCAGATTCTTCAAGGCGTCTTCACCCACGTTGGGAATATCTCTGGTGATCTCTTCTTTGCCGAGTTTGGTATCCCTGGCCAGGACCTCAAATTCTTCAACGTGCACAGAGGTGTAGACACCATCTTTTACCAGACGCTCGGATACCAAGATGGAATCCTCATAGTTATACCCATCCCAGGGCATAAAGGCCACGGTCACATTTTTGCCAAGGGCCAATTCCCCCAGCTCCGTAGACGGGCCATCGGCGATGACCTGCCCTTTTTTAACCCGCTCGCCCTTTTTCATAATGGGCCTGTGGTTAAAACAGGTGTTCTGGTTGGAACGGACAAATTTTGTACAATTGTATATGGAAACGGCTTTATTAAATTTGGGATCATCCGAGTCATCATTTTTCACGACAATTCGTTTTGAATCAACATCAACCACCACACCATCACACTCGGCAACTATGGTAACCCCGGAGTCCCTGGCCACAACCGCTTCCATGCCGGTGCCCACCAAAGGCGCTTCACTGCGGATCAACGGTACGGCCTGGCGCTGCATGTTGGACCCCATAAGCGCCCTGTTGGCGTCATCATTTTCAAGAAAAGGAATCAAGGATGCGGATACGGACACCAACTGGTTTGGCGATACATCCATAAACTTAATTTCTTCGGGGCCAACCATCTCAAATTCTCCGGCCACCCGTGCAGATACCGTGGAATTGACAAAATTCCCTTCAGCGTCCAAAACGGCATTGGCCTGGGCAATGGGATGCTCTTTTTCTTCGAATGCACTTAAATGCTGAATCGTCTTGCTGGCATTGCCGTCGGCAGCCACCCTAAAAGGCGTCTCAATGAATCCGAAATCATTTACCCGGGCATAGGTACACAAAGAGACGATCAAACCGATGTTCGGTCCCTCAGGCGTTTCAATGGGACAGATACGGCCATAATGGGACGGATGAACGTCACGCACCTCAAAACCGGCCCGTTCTCGGGTCAAACCGCCAGGTCCCAGGGCGGAAAGGCGGCGTTTGTGTGTTGTTTCGGACAAGGGATTGGTCTGGTCCATAAACTGGGATAACTGTGATGTGCCGAAAAACTCACGGACCACCGCAGATACAGGCTTGGGATTGATTAGGTCGTGGGGCATCATGGCATCCACTTCCTGCATGCTCATCTTTTCCTTAATCGCCCGCTCCATGCGGACAAGCCCAATGCGGTAGTGGTTTTCCAACAACTCACCCACAGCTCTCACCCGCCGGTTTCCAAGATGGTCGATATCGTCAACCTGGCCCTGGGTATCTTTGAGCTCGATCAGCGTCGCTGCGGTCAGCAGAACATCCTCTTTTCTCAGGGTTTTTACATCAATTTTCGTATTCACCCCAAGGCGGTGGTTCATTTTCAGCCGCCCCACCTTGGACAGGTCGTAGTAGGCCTGGCGAAAAAACAGATGATCAATAAAATCCTGGGCGACCTCAATGGTGGCAGGATTGCCGGGCCGTAACCGGCGATAAATGTCCATCAAGGCTTCTTCTTTGGACTCAATTTTGTCCGATACCAGGGTTTTACGCATACAATCCGAACTGCGGGGGTTGACATAGAGAATATCAAAGGAATCAATATCCTTTTCCTCAAGCAGTTCAAAGGTGTCCTCTGCAATGGTATCACCAGCTTTGAACAAAGGCGTCGAATCTTCGCTTTCCAGGAAAAAATTACCGGCGAATGCTTTGCCCACGAGCTCTTCTTCAGAAATTGGGATAAAGTCTAATTTTTCTTCGGCAAGTTGTTTCAAGGCGCGTTTGGTAAAAATTCGACCGGATTTGACCACAACTTCCCCGGTTTCAGGGGATTTTATATCATAACCGGCCCGCTGACGGACCAAATTTTCAGGAATAAATTCACGGAAGTAAGATCCGTTTTTACGTAGAATCTTTTCTTTGGTATAGAAAAAATCGAGGATATCTTCCCCGGTGTATCCAAATGCCTTGAAAAGAATGGAAACAGGAAACTTACGCCGACGGTCAATACGGATATATACAATATCCTTGGCATCAATTTCCATGTCGATCCAAGAACCGCGCACTGGAATAATCCGGGCGTTATAAATAATCTTACCGGAGGAATAATTTTTCCCCTTATCATGATCAAAAAACACACCGGAGGAACGATGAAGCTGGGAGACAACGGCACGCTCAGTACCGTTGATGATAAAGGTCCCCCTGGGAGTCATCAATGGGATAGTGCCAAAATATATCTCTTGCTCTTTTATATCTCGGATAGTTGACACACCGGTATCTTTGTCATGGTCATAGACGACAAGCCGAACCCTGATATTAACCGGGATGTCATAGGTCATCCCGCGACTGATACACTCCTGCATAGAGTGCTTGGTCTCCCCAAAGGAATAAGAGACATATTCAAGGGAAGACGTATCGGTAAAATCCTTGATGGGAAATACGGATTTAAAAACCGAATGGAGTCCCTTCTCCTCTCTGTCCTGGGGTGACACATCCCTTTGAAGAAATCCTTCAAAGGATTCTCTTTGCATCCCGATGAGATCCGGGATGTCTATTATTTTGCGTTTACCGCCAAACTCTTTTCTAACACGCTTGTTCGTCAAAAGACTTCCGGCCATGATATCTCCCGATGTGAGTTTTTCCAACTGTAAAAGCGGAGACACGACCCTTTGGCCTTGCCCCCGCGTATAGTTTATGCACAAACTATTTGTGCTTATAAGCTATGCTAAACTACTTTACAGACACCTGAGCACCGGCTCCTTCGAGCTGTTCTTTAACTTTGTCTGCCTCTTCTTTGGCAATACCTTCTTTAACAGCTTTGGGGGCTTCTTCAACAAGTGCCTTGGCTTCTTTCAGCCCAAGACCGGTGATTGCGCGAACTTCTTTAATTACATTAATTTTCTTGTCACCGGCAGCTTCAAGGATAACGTCAAATTCTGTTTTTTCTTCTGCAGCACCACCGGCATCACCACCGGCAGGCATGGCACCGGCAGCAATAGCAACAGGGGCTGCTGCGGATACACCAAATTTGTCTTCAAGTTCCTTAATCAGTTCGGAAAGCTCCAGAACGCTCATATTTGAAATAAATTCAATTACATCATCTTTTGTAATATCAGCCATTTTAATCTCCTGAAAATACGAATATCTTAAATCGTACTTAATAAATCTAAAGTTTTGGTTTGTTTTTTAAGTTACGCTGCATCTTTTTGATCTTTAACAGCATTAAGCACATTGAGAAAAGATCTGGGAACACCGGCCAGCACGTTGACGAAATTTGTGGGAACGGCATTGAGAGTACATACCAACTTGCCCAAGAGTTCTTCTTTGGACGGCATCTTGGCAAGTTGCTTAACATCTTCTTCGCTTAGAAATTTGCCATCAAGGGCGGCACCCTTGAGCTGCAATTTCTCATTGGTTTTCAGAAATTCTGATACAACCTTGGCAGGGGCCACAGGATCATCTTTGGAAATGATGATCGCATTCGGTCCTTTAAAAAGATCAACCAACACCTCTGAGCCGGTCCCTTTCGCGGCCAGCCTCATCAAGGTATTTTTCACAACGGCCATTTGCGCACCAGCGTCCCGAAGTTTTGCACGAAGCTCGGTCACCTGGGATACAGTCAGGCCTTTGTAATCTACCAGAAGAGAAATCTCAGCTTCGCCGAGATCACTTGCAAGTTTTTCAACCAGTTCTTTTTTCTGGGAAATATTCAGCATTTTTTTACACCTCCTTCCATAAATAAATTAACGTCGAAGGTGCCAACGAAACCAAAACAAAATCTATATTTCTGTCTCGGCAGGCCGGCAAATCCGATTATGCACATACATGCACCTACTGTCTAGGACAGGTCTTAAACGTGTTTAGTCCAGACAAAAACAAAACACGTTTATTATTTAATTAATCAACTACTTGATCAGTAGAGGATCCACTTTTATACCAGGGCCCATTGTTGAGGACACGCTGATTGATTTCAGATAGGTTCCTTTGCTTGCAGCTGGTTTGAGAGAGAGAATTTTATCAAGAAATACAGTTACATTTTCCAGCAGTTTCTCAGCACCAAAGGAAATTTTACCCACAGGGACATGAACAATACCGGCCTTTTCAACTCTGAAATCAATTTTACCGGCCTTCACTTCGTTGATGGCCTTAGCAAGCTCAAAGGTTACCGTTCCCGTTTTTGCATTGGGCATCAACCCCCTGGGGCCAAGGACGCGTCCAAGCTTACCCACAGTACCCATCATGTCCGGTGTGGCAATTGCTTTGTCAAATCCAAACCAGCCATCTTTAATCTTCCCAACGATCTCGTCTGTGGCAATGAAGTCTGCACCTGCATCAAGGGCTTCTTGTTCCTTTTCACCTTTGGCAAACACCAGAACTTTAACCTCTTTACCCAGCCCATTGGGCAGGACAACGGTTCCACGAACCATCTGGTCTGCATGCCGCGGGTCAACCCCTAGCCTTACGGCAACGTCAACCGTTTCGTCAAATTTTGCATAACTGGAAGATACAGCAATTTCCAGGGCATCTTTGGGTCCGTACTGAACCATTCTGTCCACTTTGCTCAGTGCTTCGTTATGTTTTTTACTCCGCTTAGGCATTTTAATCACTCTTATACTTGAAAGTTAAACGACTTCTATTCCCATGCTTCTGGCTGTGCCCTCAATAATTTTAACGGCAGCATCAATATCCGAGGCATTCAAATCCGGTTTCTTGGTTTCTGCAATTGCAACAACCTGATCTCTTGTCACTTTGCCGACCTTATCACGGTTCGGCTCTCCAGACCCCTTTGAAAGCTTGGCTGCAGCCAAAAGCAGCCTTGACGCCGGCGGGGTTTTAGTTATGAAACTGAAGGAGCGGTCCTGGTACACAGTGATAACAACTGGAATAATCTGCCCCGCATCATTTGCGGTCTTCGCGTTAAACGCCTTGCAGAAATCCATGATATTGACACCGTGCTGCCCCAGAGCCGGACCAATTGGAGGAGACGGATTTGCCTTGCCGGCTTCAACCTGAAGCTTAATTTGTGTCATTACTTTTTTTGCCATTTTATAACTCCTGAAACTCTTTATTTACAACCCGACTAAATTTTGGTTACCTGTATAAAATTCAATTCGACTGGAGTAGCTCGCCCAAAGATGCTGACCAAGACCTTCACCTTCTCCTTATCCGGAGACACCTCTTCAATGGTGCCGTTAAAATTGGAAAAAGGCCCATCAACAACGCGAACATCATCACCCGGCTCAAAATAATATTTTGGCTGTGGCTTTTCCTTACCCTGTTCCATCTTCTCGATAATGCTCTGGGCTTCTCTGTCGGTAATGGGGGCAGGTTTGTTTTTCCCGCCAAGAAAGCCGGTAACCTTAGCAGTGGAACTCACAATGTGCCACGTCTCATTATCCAGATGCATACGCACAAGTATATATCCGGGATAAAATTTCCTGGAAGACTGCCTTTTTTTTCCATCCACCAGCTCCACAACATTTTCGGATGGAATCAGAATGTCTCCGAATTTTTCCGGATGTTTTAATCCCTGGATTTTTTCCTCCAGGGCAAGCTTCACTTTTTGCTCATGACCGGAATAAACGTGGACGACATACCATTTTAAAGACATTTTATTTCCCTTGGTCTCAAGTAAGGACAACCTGGACAAGCTTGGACAAGCTGTAATCAAAAACACCTAGAAAAACAGCAACAACGAACACAAAAATAATAACCACAACCGTCGTTCCGGTTGTTTGCTTCCGGGTCGGCCAGACAACTTTTTTCAACTCAACTTTTACTTCACGAAAGAAT contains:
- the rpsG gene encoding 30S ribosomal protein S7, producing the protein MAEKLVFKESFMQDATHEEKLAAKFVNCVMKDGKKNAARNVVANALMIAEDKIGEPALAVFKKAIDNIRPSVEVKSRRIGGSTYQVPTDIKPGRQTALAFRWLINFSRGRSEKGFANKLAAELMDAYNERGGAIKKREDTHRMAEANKAFAHFRW
- the rpsL gene encoding 30S ribosomal protein S12, which produces MPTINQLVRKGRKRAEKKVSTPALKGGPQKRGVCTRVYTSTPKKPNSALRKVARVRLTTGMEVAAYIPGMGHNLQEHSVVLVRGGRVKDLPGVRYHIVRGALDTLGVDDRRQGRSKYGAKRPK
- the rpoC gene encoding DNA-directed RNA polymerase subunit beta', whose protein sequence is MDNIYDFFAKPKDPQSYQGVQISLASSDQIREWSYGEIKKPETINYRTFKPERDGLFCAKVFGPTKDYECNCGKYKRMKHRGVVCEKCGVEVIQSKVRRDRMAHIELAAPVSHIWFLKSLPSKIGNVLDMTLKNLEKVLYFDSFIVIDPKDTGLKKMQLLSDDQYYEAIDTFGEEGFVAGLGAEAILTLLNEIDLQAVHDELTEEIGLTKSMAKQQKMAKRMKVIDAFLTSGIEPSRMILTACPILPPDLRPLVPLEGGRFATSDLNDLYRRVLNRNNRLKRLVDLNAPDIIVRNEKRMLQEAVDVLFDNGRHGRVVTGTNKRPLKSLSDTLKGKQGRFRQNLLGKRVDYSGRTVITVGSELRLHQCGIPKKMALELFKPFIYNYLEQKSLVSTVKSAKKMVEREETEVWDALEAVVKEYPVMLNRAPTLHRLGFQAFEPVLIEGKAIQLHPLVCPAFNADFDGDQMAVHVPLSLESQLEARVMMLSTNNILSPANGQPIIVPTQDIVLGIYYMTRAMSGQQGEGATFSSIDEVRFAFDAGELNIHAKIKVRIDDVVYETTTGRILLWETIPGDVLLDMSRIRTETLEDAEAALAELKAGKDFDTVLEKYGDEEIKKTRGKTGVLTRKEFKNIFQVSDVVVEQLYGLKQDQFTDVRMVGDKYTIFKVDERTSTLPFSLVNKLMDKKSIVKLIDYAYRNIGLKETVILSDRLKDIGYKNSTLGGLSICIDDMIIPAHKWDLIGKAEKNIEDIKNQYSEGLITQGEKYNKVVDIWAQATDDIANAMMEVMKNPPQKEGADGSEELNAVYVMADSGARGSKDQMRQLAGMRGLMAKPSGEIIENPITACFREGLSVLQYFISTHGARKGLADTALKTANSGYLTRRLADVGQDCTIVEPDCGTINGIEVEALYEGGEIIQTLGERILGRVTQEDIRDPYSDEFIVASDTELNESHVALIEAAGVQHVKIRSVLTCNSRHGVCSRCYGRDLAHGVTVEIGQAIGIVAAQSIGEPGTQLTMRTFHIGGTASRKVEVAEVKARVGGILKFNEDIQTVTSAQGDVIVMNRKGGGVTIVGEEGRERAKDNVIYGATLHAKDGQAIEPGDIIASWDPFTTPIITEVSGRIRFADIIVGSTVQEQIDPVTGKVSRTITESKDVEVRPRITVKDKEGKAVKLPNSKTPARYYLPVNAILTVEEDDNIMAGDVIAKLPRATTKTKDITGGLPRVAELFEVRKPKDPSVLTEIDGYVTVSKGTKGRQKVTVKPADVGDAKEYAIPKGQHVSVYDGDYVKSGDPLIAGSANPQDIMNIKGEVALAKYLVDEVQEVYRLQGVRINDKHIEVVIRQMMRRVKVISTGDTNFIPDEQVDRILFEETNRKVAMEGGEPAKGEPLILGITKASLSTDSFLSAASFQETTKVLTLAAIEGKYDSLKGLKENVVMGRLIPAGTGFPGYRNIEVGYGEFAEV
- the rpoB gene encoding DNA-directed RNA polymerase subunit beta, which produces MAGSLLTNKRVRKEFGGKRKIIDIPDLIGMQRESFEGFLQRDVSPQDREEKGLHSVFKSVFPIKDFTDTSSLEYVSYSFGETKHSMQECISRGMTYDIPVNIRVRLVVYDHDKDTGVSTIRDIKEQEIYFGTIPLMTPRGTFIINGTERAVVSQLHRSSGVFFDHDKGKNYSSGKIIYNARIIPVRGSWIDMEIDAKDIVYIRIDRRRKFPVSILFKAFGYTGEDILDFFYTKEKILRKNGSYFREFIPENLVRQRAGYDIKSPETGEVVVKSGRIFTKRALKQLAEEKLDFIPISEEELVGKAFAGNFFLESEDSTPLFKAGDTIAEDTFELLEEKDIDSFDILYVNPRSSDCMRKTLVSDKIESKEEALMDIYRRLRPGNPATIEVAQDFIDHLFFRQAYYDLSKVGRLKMNHRLGVNTKIDVKTLRKEDVLLTAATLIELKDTQGQVDDIDHLGNRRVRAVGELLENHYRIGLVRMERAIKEKMSMQEVDAMMPHDLINPKPVSAVVREFFGTSQLSQFMDQTNPLSETTHKRRLSALGPGGLTRERAGFEVRDVHPSHYGRICPIETPEGPNIGLIVSLCTYARVNDFGFIETPFRVAADGNASKTIQHLSAFEEKEHPIAQANAVLDAEGNFVNSTVSARVAGEFEMVGPEEIKFMDVSPNQLVSVSASLIPFLENDDANRALMGSNMQRQAVPLIRSEAPLVGTGMEAVVARDSGVTIVAECDGVVVDVDSKRIVVKNDDSDDPKFNKAVSIYNCTKFVRSNQNTCFNHRPIMKKGERVKKGQVIADGPSTELGELALGKNVTVAFMPWDGYNYEDSILVSERLVKDGVYTSVHVEEFEVLARDTKLGKEEITRDIPNVGEDALKNLDDSGIIRLGAEVKPGDILVGKITPKGETQLSPEEKLLRAIFGEKAGDVKDTSLCVPPGVHGKVIDAKVFSRRGLPKDDRTRQIEDEEIERFEKDRDDEIKIISDVGREKVESVLDGHELYSDLERNGKVLVKAGTKVGPGVFAKVPVSVLVNVTVEDAVLTERVQVILEQAQEQIKKARDHFNRQVSRFEKGDDLPPGVLKLIKISVALLRVLSVGDKMAGRHGNKGVVSRILRVEDLPYFADGRPVDMVLNPLGVPSRMNVGQILEIHLGRAAYALGQQIDEMLEEKRMDALRDKAKQVFSLTRKQKEGLVDDAIVRDIDGMDDEKFIEFISLYKNGVHTATPVFDGATEEEIKELISMSGSDPSGQSILYDGRTGRPFDKPVTVGTMYMLKLHHLVDDKLHARSIGPYSLVTQQPLGGKAQFGGQRLGEMEVWAMEAYGAAHALQEFLTVKSDDMTGRTRMYEKIVKGQNVLEPGMPESFRVLIKELNALGLDMNLIEGGK
- the rplL gene encoding 50S ribosomal protein L7/L12; the protein is MTKDDVIEFISNMSVLELSELIKELEDKFGVSAAAPVAIAAGAMPAGGDAGGAAEEKTEFDVILEAAGDKKINVIKEVRAITGLGLKEAKALVEEAPKAVKEGIAKEEADKVKEQLEGAGAQVSVK